One Arthrobacter sp. FW306-07-I genomic window carries:
- a CDS encoding alpha/beta hydrolase produces MTVAAHSGGAFPLARRARTALRRVPVWTWRLLMRSVSSRERIRFNTDPVTEVAYVHDLDYVGDGLRAHRLDVVTPFSVAQASAQDAVADGRGLPVYVYFHGGGWTSGDKSALTKYCANQALGGMVVVNVNYRHAPRFHMGHVLEDANAALAWVVANIKEYGGDPARLILGGDSAGGQISALLTAISLRPELAAHYSLLPAVPAGHVKGLVQHCSAVDFSVFFESGFVLSLNFVRMLLPATAPLTPARLKSAAGYLSPIEWLDGSHPPVFVTTSERDFFYRSNLNFIERLQDHGVPVDALIYPWASANTEHTWQQDYRYPESQEVYRRLHAFVGKVAGLPSAAD; encoded by the coding sequence ATGACGGTGGCTGCCCATTCCGGTGGCGCGTTCCCGCTGGCCCGCCGGGCCCGGACTGCGTTGCGCCGCGTACCTGTGTGGACGTGGCGGCTGCTGATGCGTTCGGTCAGCTCGCGGGAGCGGATACGGTTCAACACGGATCCCGTCACCGAGGTGGCCTATGTCCACGACCTCGACTATGTGGGCGATGGCCTGCGCGCCCACCGCCTGGATGTAGTGACACCCTTCTCGGTGGCACAGGCGTCGGCTCAAGATGCGGTGGCAGATGGCAGGGGCCTGCCGGTCTACGTCTATTTCCACGGCGGAGGATGGACGTCCGGCGACAAGTCAGCGTTGACCAAGTACTGCGCCAACCAGGCCTTGGGCGGGATGGTGGTGGTCAACGTCAACTACCGGCACGCGCCGCGGTTCCACATGGGGCACGTGCTCGAGGACGCGAACGCCGCCCTTGCATGGGTTGTGGCCAACATCAAGGAGTACGGCGGGGACCCTGCGCGCCTGATCCTGGGCGGGGACTCCGCGGGCGGGCAGATTTCGGCCCTGCTCACCGCCATCAGCCTGCGCCCTGAGCTCGCCGCACACTACTCGCTGCTGCCGGCCGTTCCGGCGGGGCATGTGAAAGGGCTTGTCCAGCACTGCAGCGCCGTCGATTTTTCGGTGTTTTTTGAAAGCGGCTTTGTCCTCAGCCTGAACTTCGTTCGCATGCTGCTGCCGGCCACGGCTCCCCTGACACCAGCACGACTGAAGTCTGCAGCCGGGTACCTGTCCCCTATCGAGTGGCTGGACGGGAGCCACCCGCCGGTCTTCGTCACCACCTCCGAGCGCGACTTCTTTTACCGGTCCAACCTCAATTTCATCGAGCGACTGCAGGACCATGGCGTTCCAGTGGATGCCCTCATCTACCCCTGGGCCAGCGCCAACACCGAACATACCTGGCAACAGGATTACCGCTACCCGGAATCCCAGGAAGTGTACCGGCGGCTCCATGCCTTCGTGGGCAAGGTGGCGGGTCTACCCTCTGCCGCTGACTAG
- a CDS encoding DUF4386 family protein produces MKRHGAPRAQREWGLLYLTAGASSILFVLLLVAALVLDFLAPPPVHGGAATLEFIAANKANYVAEQVLWILPNILPVLVFTGLFVALMPFRKSLPLIALIFGALPWALLLAVPVTSRGSLNLVYLSDRYMATGRDEERRAYATAAEAIIAENNTPAIVGVLSAFGILLMGLAMVTARAPFPQFLAWFGIGTGALGVVSEVLRQAVPDFYWGYGILLWVWFIATGIVLIRLSRLAA; encoded by the coding sequence ATGAAACGGCACGGCGCTCCCCGGGCCCAGCGGGAATGGGGGCTCCTCTATCTCACGGCGGGGGCATCATCGATCCTGTTCGTCCTGTTGTTGGTAGCCGCGCTGGTGCTTGACTTCCTGGCGCCTCCGCCGGTGCACGGCGGAGCCGCCACCCTGGAGTTCATTGCGGCGAATAAGGCGAACTACGTGGCCGAGCAGGTCCTGTGGATCCTGCCGAACATCCTCCCGGTGCTTGTTTTCACAGGACTCTTCGTGGCGCTTATGCCCTTCCGGAAGAGTTTGCCCTTGATCGCGCTGATCTTTGGCGCCCTGCCCTGGGCGCTCCTGCTTGCCGTCCCGGTCACCAGCAGGGGCTCCCTCAACCTCGTCTACCTCAGCGACCGCTACATGGCCACCGGGAGGGACGAGGAACGCCGCGCTTACGCTACCGCTGCTGAAGCAATCATCGCCGAGAACAACACACCTGCCATCGTGGGCGTCCTCTCCGCCTTCGGGATCCTCCTGATGGGACTGGCGATGGTGACGGCGAGGGCGCCCTTCCCGCAGTTCCTGGCGTGGTTCGGCATCGGCACCGGTGCTTTGGGAGTGGTCAGTGAGGTCCTTCGGCAGGCTGTCCCGGACTTCTACTGGGGCTACGGCATCCTGCTCTGGGTGTGGTTCATTGCCACAGGGATTGTGTTGATCCGCCTTTCGCGCCTGGCTGCCTAG
- a CDS encoding DUF2087 domain-containing protein — translation MNGPHWRRVLAALGNSDARTAYAQIVLGAAPNDILPDVKEQRRHRAIAALLESGLVQRRASGELVAEETIFRDLLAQQPRRQPQTGLDRFMRLGRIERYPANLAERRALLARIATEAIAPGEKLAERQVNERLLSYTDDVVLLRRYMVDFGVLQRTPSGSAYSLAD, via the coding sequence ATGAACGGACCCCACTGGCGTCGCGTGCTGGCGGCGCTGGGCAACAGTGATGCCAGGACCGCCTATGCCCAGATAGTACTGGGGGCGGCCCCCAACGATATCCTGCCTGACGTGAAGGAGCAGCGGCGCCACCGGGCCATCGCCGCGCTGCTGGAGTCCGGGCTCGTCCAGCGGCGGGCATCCGGTGAGCTGGTGGCGGAGGAGACCATCTTCCGGGACCTGCTGGCCCAGCAACCCCGCCGGCAGCCACAGACCGGGCTGGACAGGTTCATGCGACTGGGCCGAATAGAGAGATATCCGGCGAACCTTGCAGAACGTAGGGCGCTGTTGGCGAGGATCGCCACCGAGGCCATCGCACCCGGCGAAAAGCTCGCTGAAAGGCAGGTCAATGAGCGGCTGCTCAGTTATACCGATGACGTGGTGCTGCTGCGCCGCTACATGGTCGACTTCGGCGTCCTGCAACGCACCCCTTCGGGTTCTGCCTACTCCTTAGCGGACTAA
- a CDS encoding DUF998 domain-containing protein: MSSSVQHSLLATATRRRSLLLCGPAASALYGVMIWLIRYPGYDPISQTVSELSAWDVPTRTLWVWLGLLWSALMAAFAAGVWQSGSRRQSLRVSAILLAAYVLAGLAYPFASMHTREVLAAGGATAADTAHLIIVSVTSALMMAAMISAAVALNLWFRLYTTATILLLIGFGVLTAGDAPALQANLPTPWAGLWERVNIMTTLAWVVVLALLLIRPATQRKTGLGDSRARRGKH; the protein is encoded by the coding sequence ATGTCCAGTTCAGTCCAGCACTCCCTGCTCGCGACCGCTACCCGGCGGAGGTCGTTGCTGTTGTGCGGACCTGCTGCCTCTGCGCTCTACGGAGTCATGATCTGGCTGATCCGGTATCCCGGGTACGACCCCATCTCACAGACGGTCAGCGAGCTCTCGGCATGGGATGTCCCCACCAGGACCCTGTGGGTATGGCTGGGGTTGCTGTGGAGCGCCCTGATGGCTGCGTTCGCAGCCGGCGTCTGGCAGTCCGGAAGCCGACGCCAGTCGCTTCGCGTGTCCGCCATCCTCCTGGCCGCCTACGTGCTGGCCGGACTGGCCTACCCGTTCGCCTCGATGCACACCCGCGAAGTACTGGCCGCCGGCGGCGCCACTGCGGCCGACACAGCGCATTTGATCATCGTGTCGGTGACCAGTGCGCTGATGATGGCGGCAATGATCTCCGCAGCCGTTGCATTGAACCTGTGGTTCCGTCTGTACACCACAGCCACAATCCTGCTTCTCATCGGTTTCGGCGTACTCACCGCCGGGGATGCCCCGGCTCTCCAAGCCAACCTGCCGACGCCGTGGGCGGGGCTCTGGGAGCGCGTCAACATCATGACGACCCTTGCGTGGGTCGTGGTGCTCGCGCTGCTGCTCATCCGCCCTGCGACACAGCGTAAAACAGGGTTGGGCGACAGTCGCGCTCGACGCGGGAAGCACTGA
- a CDS encoding DUF7793 family protein, with protein MDIKGKGTVELSDGVLHLRWNPGVYIGIDVAKAALEAISTLTRGARLPMLVEIQGVTHSAAARKLFPDASSISRMALLGTSPVDRVIAMFRLSLISAGFPIRYFTSADKARDWLLKPSDEAGTLLGGTR; from the coding sequence GTGGACATCAAAGGCAAGGGCACGGTGGAGCTGTCCGATGGGGTCCTGCACTTGCGCTGGAATCCGGGAGTCTACATCGGCATCGACGTCGCCAAGGCCGCCCTGGAAGCCATCTCCACCCTGACGCGGGGCGCCAGGCTGCCAATGCTGGTCGAAATTCAGGGCGTCACCCACTCCGCGGCCGCCCGGAAACTCTTCCCCGATGCATCCAGCATCTCGCGCATGGCACTTCTGGGAACCTCACCCGTTGACCGCGTCATCGCCATGTTCCGCCTGTCCCTGATCTCTGCCGGGTTCCCGATACGGTACTTCACGTCCGCTGACAAGGCGCGGGACTGGCTGCTGAAACCCTCGGACGAGGCTGGAACGTTGCTCGGCGGCACCCGGTAA
- a CDS encoding GNAT family N-acetyltransferase produces MHFSSELLEGVVLRPVQKLDARALAEAFQKNRAHLAPWEPIRPDKFYTVQGQQEVITRQRQELSAGTGLPMVLVRKDEVVGLLTLSSIVRGAFQNAHLGYWVDQALQGSGIMTAAVAAAVNIAKHDLALHRLEAATLVHNPASQRVLEKNGFESYGTARAYLRIAGLWQDHRMFQRIL; encoded by the coding sequence ATGCACTTCTCTTCGGAACTCCTTGAAGGCGTTGTCCTCCGGCCAGTCCAGAAGCTGGACGCCAGGGCGCTGGCTGAGGCGTTTCAGAAGAACCGCGCCCATCTTGCGCCGTGGGAACCGATTCGTCCCGACAAGTTCTACACAGTCCAGGGACAACAAGAGGTGATCACCAGGCAGCGACAGGAACTTTCTGCGGGCACCGGCCTTCCAATGGTGTTGGTGCGTAAAGATGAGGTCGTCGGCCTGCTGACCCTGAGTTCGATCGTGCGGGGTGCCTTCCAAAATGCACATCTGGGTTACTGGGTGGACCAAGCTTTGCAGGGTTCCGGGATCATGACGGCGGCGGTGGCAGCCGCTGTCAACATCGCCAAACATGACCTCGCGCTGCACCGTCTTGAGGCCGCGACCCTGGTGCACAATCCGGCATCACAGCGGGTGCTGGAGAAGAATGGATTCGAGTCCTACGGCACCGCGCGAGCCTATTTGCGGATAGCCGGGTTATGGCAGGACCACCGCATGTTCCAGCGGATTCTCTAG
- a CDS encoding universal stress protein yields MTQEPGAVVVGYDGSDEAAAAVRWAARHARAVNRRLHVVHCSLWPLLTRHLGPVPGVSGSGLEQSAQAVLEEGVAQAAAEVPGLQVRSTLLHGVPAQLLARVSRGEELLVVGSRGLGGFLGLLVGSVSLELAATAACPVAVIRQDLHPDGPVVAAVDASGSPTALEDACALATAWRAPLEVVHVQHQPPGRRRSDTQDSDSDARTILSSALAHARAAAPAIRIDGKILTDSSVPHAILQASAEARIVVVGSQGQGILRETMGSTAHAVLHHAQGPVLISRRGS; encoded by the coding sequence ATGACGCAGGAACCCGGAGCCGTGGTGGTCGGCTATGACGGATCGGATGAGGCCGCGGCCGCTGTCCGTTGGGCAGCCAGGCACGCCCGGGCGGTGAACCGCCGGCTCCACGTGGTGCATTGTTCACTATGGCCGCTGCTCACCAGGCACCTGGGTCCGGTTCCGGGCGTGTCAGGCAGTGGCCTGGAACAGTCAGCCCAGGCCGTCCTGGAAGAGGGCGTGGCACAGGCGGCAGCAGAGGTTCCAGGCCTTCAGGTCAGGAGCACGTTGCTTCACGGAGTGCCTGCACAGCTTCTGGCCCGTGTTTCCAGGGGAGAAGAACTTCTGGTTGTCGGCAGCCGCGGCCTGGGCGGTTTCCTGGGCCTGCTCGTGGGTTCCGTGAGCCTGGAGCTGGCAGCCACCGCTGCCTGCCCCGTCGCCGTGATCCGGCAGGACCTCCACCCGGACGGGCCGGTCGTCGCCGCCGTCGACGCTTCAGGTTCCCCCACAGCGCTGGAGGATGCCTGTGCCCTGGCGACGGCATGGCGGGCCCCACTCGAGGTAGTCCATGTCCAGCACCAGCCCCCGGGCCGCCGGCGATCGGACACTCAGGACTCCGACAGTGACGCCCGGACAATCCTGTCGTCCGCGTTGGCCCATGCACGTGCCGCGGCACCCGCTATCCGCATTGACGGAAAGATCCTTACGGACAGCTCGGTCCCGCATGCCATCCTCCAGGCCTCCGCAGAAGCCCGGATAGTGGTGGTGGGCTCCCAGGGCCAGGGCATCCTCAGGGAAACCATGGGCTCCACCGCCCATGCAGTCCTGCACCACGCCCAGGGCCCGGTCCTCATCTCCCGTCGGGGCAGTTGA
- a CDS encoding alpha/beta fold hydrolase → MSEPGQREYGVDPEEFGSARVDAAALLDAELGDVDWSVPPPGSVHFTLDVPSGKLAAMALGNPEDPCVVLVPGATGSKEDFSLMLPDLAGAGYYALTYDLAGQYQSAGAGPENLVPPRKHYDYRLFVDDFLAVMESTATPVHVVAYSFAGIIAQLAYVERPDLFRSITFLGCPPEPGPSFRGVSRIGRFSTWVNGRAGAALLIWGIRSGRVAHVPPGRQRFVNYRFRFTRRSSIRDIYTLMQNVPDLRHELAEAPLPKFVAVGEHDLWPLQLHRLFAQAIRARIGVYRGGHSPCETSPHEFSRDLLALYAKAEEA, encoded by the coding sequence ATGTCGGAGCCGGGCCAACGAGAGTACGGGGTTGACCCCGAGGAATTTGGCTCTGCCCGCGTGGATGCGGCTGCCCTGCTGGATGCGGAGCTGGGGGACGTCGACTGGTCGGTGCCGCCGCCTGGCTCGGTGCACTTTACGCTGGACGTCCCCAGCGGCAAGCTCGCGGCCATGGCCTTGGGCAATCCGGAGGATCCGTGCGTCGTCCTGGTCCCCGGTGCCACCGGATCCAAAGAGGACTTTTCCCTCATGCTGCCGGACCTGGCCGGCGCGGGGTACTACGCCCTGACGTACGATCTTGCCGGCCAGTACCAGTCGGCGGGCGCAGGGCCGGAGAACCTGGTGCCGCCCCGGAAGCACTACGACTACCGGTTGTTCGTGGACGACTTCCTGGCGGTTATGGAATCTACGGCAACCCCTGTGCATGTTGTGGCCTATTCCTTCGCGGGCATCATCGCCCAGCTCGCCTATGTTGAGCGGCCGGACCTCTTCCGGTCCATCACCTTCCTTGGGTGCCCGCCGGAACCGGGCCCGAGTTTCCGGGGTGTGAGCCGCATTGGCCGGTTCAGCACGTGGGTCAACGGCAGGGCAGGCGCCGCGCTGCTCATTTGGGGAATCCGCAGCGGCAGGGTGGCCCACGTACCTCCAGGAAGGCAGCGGTTCGTAAACTACCGCTTCCGTTTCACACGCCGCTCCTCCATCCGCGATATCTACACGCTGATGCAGAACGTCCCGGACCTACGGCACGAGCTGGCTGAGGCCCCGCTTCCCAAGTTCGTGGCCGTCGGCGAGCATGACCTGTGGCCGCTCCAGCTGCACCGGCTGTTCGCGCAGGCAATCCGTGCCCGGATCGGCGTCTACCGGGGTGGACACAGCCCTTGCGAAACGTCCCCGCATGAGTTCAGCCGTGACCTCCTTGCGCTTTATGCGAAAGCTGAGGAGGCGTAG
- a CDS encoding DUF5129 domain-containing protein, protein MGSVVSRIAAMMLALAALLLGFAVPGSAVAPVAVIVEDTAGVLDQNTLLPAVERIQFYEPTRVAVFTYNGKAEDNLNEEVLKFARSRHPEWISADGQKWADGLFIFALDPVGRHVGTYMGEDRKVSLEQRSDIQDASKELFRDAQWTEGTVAGIRRGAELINQPWYRSAAFTITAWVTGGIAVLGAAAWLIVREVTRSTCRKHIERGDRSYSNVSMDLDVTELNAGTIPESSRYGSQVLEKHRTFLSRYAAVTELSNQVHAMGRRSLSSRKNLKLARQFADSAAELDALDDVIADSNALLNRADTWPTAWDRQLAPFRRDLAGLEQLLAKRHGQGDSATAAALRSFRDESLREIERWTAELADGRISPEEALDRLYKARTRLSELLENHAETVIEGFARNEREARLMREQMETAHEGRDHHKQRTYEPSILGTVYPSYQFFSVATFNSGFNTGVSSVNSARGGGSTTGYGSSGGSFSGSGSSSGF, encoded by the coding sequence ATGGGCAGCGTGGTCAGCCGGATTGCCGCGATGATGCTTGCCCTGGCTGCCCTGCTCCTGGGGTTCGCTGTCCCAGGCAGCGCAGTGGCACCCGTGGCTGTCATTGTGGAGGACACCGCAGGGGTGCTTGACCAGAACACGCTGCTGCCCGCCGTCGAACGCATCCAGTTCTACGAGCCCACCCGCGTTGCCGTCTTCACCTACAACGGAAAAGCGGAGGACAACCTCAACGAAGAAGTGCTGAAGTTTGCCCGGTCCAGGCATCCCGAATGGATCAGTGCCGACGGCCAAAAATGGGCCGACGGGCTGTTCATTTTCGCGCTGGACCCTGTGGGCCGCCACGTGGGGACCTACATGGGCGAGGACCGGAAGGTGTCGCTGGAACAGCGCAGCGACATCCAGGACGCGTCGAAGGAACTGTTCCGGGACGCCCAATGGACCGAAGGAACGGTGGCAGGCATTCGACGTGGCGCCGAGCTGATCAACCAGCCGTGGTACAGGTCCGCCGCGTTCACGATCACGGCGTGGGTCACCGGCGGCATTGCGGTGCTCGGTGCCGCCGCATGGCTGATCGTCCGGGAGGTGACCAGAAGCACCTGCCGGAAACACATCGAACGCGGGGACCGCAGCTACTCCAACGTCAGTATGGACCTGGACGTGACGGAACTGAATGCCGGGACCATCCCGGAATCGTCCCGCTATGGGAGCCAGGTCCTGGAGAAACACCGCACCTTCCTGAGCCGGTACGCCGCCGTCACAGAGCTGTCCAACCAGGTGCACGCAATGGGCAGGCGGTCCTTGAGTAGCCGGAAGAACCTCAAGCTTGCCCGCCAGTTCGCGGACAGCGCCGCCGAACTGGATGCGCTGGATGACGTCATCGCGGACAGCAACGCCCTGCTGAACCGCGCCGACACGTGGCCCACCGCCTGGGACCGGCAGCTTGCCCCGTTCCGCAGGGACTTGGCCGGACTCGAGCAGCTCCTGGCCAAGCGGCACGGACAGGGGGACTCCGCAACGGCCGCCGCGTTGCGGTCCTTCCGCGACGAAAGCCTGCGGGAGATCGAGCGGTGGACCGCAGAACTGGCAGACGGACGGATCTCGCCGGAGGAGGCCCTGGACCGGCTGTACAAAGCACGTACCCGGCTCTCCGAGTTGCTGGAGAACCACGCGGAAACGGTGATCGAGGGCTTTGCCAGGAATGAGCGGGAGGCACGCCTGATGCGGGAGCAAATGGAAACCGCCCACGAAGGCCGGGACCACCATAAACAGCGGACTTATGAACCAAGCATCCTGGGGACGGTCTACCCGTCGTACCAGTTTTTCTCCGTCGCCACCTTCAACTCCGGATTCAACACAGGGGTCAGCAGCGTCAATTCGGCCAGGGGCGGCGGCAGCACCACCGGTTACGGCAGCAGCGGCGGAAGCTTTTCCGGCTCCGGTAGTTCGTCCGGCTTCTAG
- a CDS encoding HNH endonuclease: MAAVILGCDTNRLLRWDYRAVVAHVAESGRAVERWCLEQHPDAGPGLSPGTEAWLLLCGSNEAGSGLIGHGVVASEPYQLAGTGEWFVAVAFDALLALGEQIRPGILGDGLPRDHWPKAGGPSLVALPPSYEPPLRRLWRACGPTTAGRAEVVGGSLPPDAVSTVQVSRYERDLDARRVCLAFHGTSCAACGFSFESAYDGNAPEALAVHHVVPPDMLDSGYQLDPIADLIPLCPNCHAVAHSVNPPRTVSELRNMGSASSPVMRGEVVTTLALRAQEDARRIMEGGQG, from the coding sequence GTGGCTGCGGTAATTCTCGGGTGCGACACAAATAGGCTTCTGCGCTGGGACTACCGTGCCGTCGTCGCGCACGTCGCGGAATCCGGCAGGGCGGTGGAGCGGTGGTGCCTGGAGCAGCACCCGGACGCCGGCCCTGGCCTCAGCCCGGGCACCGAAGCCTGGCTCCTGCTGTGCGGCAGCAATGAAGCCGGCAGCGGCCTGATCGGTCACGGAGTGGTCGCGTCGGAGCCGTACCAGCTGGCTGGAACGGGCGAATGGTTCGTCGCCGTCGCCTTCGATGCGCTGCTCGCACTGGGTGAGCAGATACGGCCCGGCATCCTTGGCGACGGGCTCCCCCGTGACCACTGGCCCAAGGCGGGCGGACCTTCCCTGGTGGCCTTGCCGCCGTCGTACGAGCCTCCCCTGCGCCGGCTGTGGCGTGCTTGCGGGCCCACGACGGCGGGACGCGCTGAGGTGGTCGGGGGCAGCCTGCCGCCCGACGCCGTCAGCACCGTTCAGGTAAGCCGCTACGAACGGGACCTCGACGCGCGGCGGGTCTGCCTTGCGTTTCACGGCACATCGTGCGCCGCCTGCGGGTTCTCTTTCGAGTCCGCCTACGACGGCAACGCACCGGAGGCGCTCGCCGTGCACCATGTGGTGCCGCCGGACATGCTGGACAGCGGATACCAGCTGGACCCCATAGCCGACCTCATTCCGCTGTGCCCCAACTGCCATGCGGTGGCCCACAGCGTGAACCCGCCGCGCACGGTGTCCGAACTCCGGAACATGGGCTCCGCCTCCAGCCCGGTGATGAGGGGTGAGGTGGTGACAACCCTGGCCCTGAGGGCCCAGGAGGACGCGCGGCGGATCATGGAAGGCGGGCAGGGGTAG
- a CDS encoding nuclease-related domain-containing protein: MSSHSAPPHLGARVPGQAVIEELLALQGKVPPRSTLQRILGMSPLSAESSPWYRGALGELVVGEILENLGPEWLVLHAVPVGAGSSDIDHVLIGPAGVFTINTKNHSGQSVWVAGRTLMVAGRKTRHLYNAAHEAARASKLLTAAAGLPVKVTAVVVIVEPKTLTIKARPEQAVVVTDAQLARWLRRSSPVLAWAELARISGVAVQPGTWHKRPAAQNDPQLLQQNFDALRHLVVQARRRRAAWALGVPAVTLLALMNGASLCAAILHRLAGH, encoded by the coding sequence GTGAGCAGTCATTCAGCACCGCCACACTTGGGGGCCCGTGTACCCGGCCAGGCCGTCATCGAGGAGTTGCTGGCATTGCAGGGCAAGGTGCCGCCGCGCTCTACGCTTCAGCGGATCCTCGGAATGAGCCCCCTCAGTGCGGAAAGCTCACCCTGGTACCGAGGTGCCCTCGGTGAGCTGGTGGTCGGAGAGATTCTGGAAAATCTGGGACCCGAATGGCTGGTTCTCCACGCCGTCCCGGTCGGGGCAGGTTCTTCCGACATAGACCACGTGCTGATCGGCCCCGCCGGCGTCTTCACCATCAACACGAAGAACCATTCCGGCCAGTCGGTCTGGGTGGCAGGCAGGACCCTCATGGTTGCCGGCAGGAAGACCCGGCACCTCTACAATGCGGCCCACGAAGCTGCCCGCGCCTCAAAGCTGCTGACTGCCGCGGCGGGCCTTCCTGTTAAGGTGACTGCCGTCGTCGTCATAGTCGAGCCCAAGACGCTGACTATAAAGGCGCGCCCCGAGCAGGCGGTGGTGGTCACCGACGCCCAATTGGCGCGCTGGCTGCGCAGGTCCAGCCCAGTGCTCGCCTGGGCGGAACTGGCCCGTATCTCCGGCGTCGCCGTCCAGCCTGGCACTTGGCACAAGCGTCCGGCAGCACAAAATGACCCGCAGCTGCTTCAACAAAACTTCGACGCGCTCAGGCACCTTGTTGTCCAGGCACGACGGCGGCGCGCGGCATGGGCGCTTGGCGTACCGGCGGTGACCCTCCTGGCGTTGATGAACGGGGCCTCCCTTTGCGCGGCTATCCTGCACCGGTTGGCCGGGCACTAA
- a CDS encoding DUF3090 domain-containing protein produces MPTLVHEFSWPDRVVIGTVGVPGARTFYLQVRTGRQIVTIGLEKQQAALLAEKIDEILDQLNTLEGNPFSVPTGTPIELVDNDPLEVVEEQFRTGAMSLGWDPTTAQVVIEAYPISDVDGDGDDESFDQDDAEVPEMVLVRMPVGTARAFTKRTREVVGAGRPLCPLCGYPMDTEGHVCSPPEN; encoded by the coding sequence ATGCCTACACTTGTTCACGAGTTTTCCTGGCCTGACCGGGTCGTTATCGGCACCGTCGGTGTTCCGGGGGCGCGTACGTTCTACCTGCAAGTACGGACAGGCAGGCAAATTGTAACCATCGGTCTGGAAAAGCAGCAGGCAGCTCTGCTCGCAGAGAAGATAGACGAAATTCTCGACCAGCTCAACACCCTTGAGGGCAATCCCTTCAGCGTCCCCACGGGTACTCCTATCGAGTTGGTCGATAACGACCCGCTTGAGGTCGTTGAAGAGCAATTCCGAACCGGCGCCATGAGCCTGGGTTGGGACCCGACGACGGCGCAGGTGGTCATAGAGGCTTACCCCATCAGCGATGTCGATGGTGATGGTGATGACGAATCTTTTGACCAGGACGACGCTGAGGTACCCGAAATGGTGTTGGTGAGAATGCCGGTGGGCACCGCTCGCGCATTCACCAAGCGCACGCGTGAGGTGGTGGGCGCCGGCCGTCCACTATGCCCGCTCTGCGGGTACCCCATGGACACCGAGGGTCACGTCTGCTCCCCTCCCGAAAACTGA
- a CDS encoding GyrI-like domain-containing protein: protein MTEDGQQPRKIHVPEQPVAVVRERVPMDALTGFFGRAFGAVMAAVQMQGARPAGPPFALYHGMPGETVDVEAGFPIAGNFRGTGEVASGTLPDTDAFEAVHTGPYDTLGTTYDAIRQRMEADGAAPSDTMWEYYLTDPEQQPDPATWQTRVVWPVA from the coding sequence ATGACTGAAGATGGCCAGCAGCCCCGAAAGATCCATGTTCCCGAACAACCCGTTGCCGTGGTGCGCGAAAGGGTCCCCATGGACGCGCTGACAGGCTTCTTCGGCCGCGCTTTCGGCGCCGTGATGGCGGCAGTCCAGATGCAGGGAGCCAGGCCGGCGGGGCCGCCGTTCGCGCTGTACCACGGGATGCCGGGCGAAACTGTGGATGTTGAAGCGGGGTTCCCTATCGCCGGGAACTTCCGGGGGACAGGCGAAGTGGCCAGCGGGACACTGCCCGATACGGACGCGTTCGAAGCTGTCCATACGGGCCCTTATGACACCTTGGGTACCACCTACGATGCCATCCGGCAACGGATGGAGGCCGATGGCGCCGCCCCCTCGGACACGATGTGGGAGTACTACCTGACCGATCCGGAACAGCAACCGGATCCTGCAACGTGGCAGACCAGGGTGGTGTGGCCGGTCGCCTGA
- a CDS encoding YegP family protein translates to MAGTFELFVDDDSQIRFRLVMPDGHVLAVSGQFTDKQAAAAAIEEVRECAGTGLIRDVAPPPPGVLHASVPHPRYAVRRGTRLLNSVGAA, encoded by the coding sequence ATGGCAGGTACGTTCGAACTGTTTGTCGATGATGATTCGCAGATTCGGTTCCGGCTAGTGATGCCCGATGGACATGTATTGGCGGTTTCCGGACAGTTCACCGACAAGCAGGCGGCGGCCGCCGCCATCGAAGAGGTACGTGAATGCGCAGGCACCGGCCTGATCCGGGATGTGGCGCCGCCTCCGCCGGGCGTTCTCCATGCTTCGGTACCGCATCCGCGATATGCGGTACGCCGCGGGACCCGCCTGCTCAACTCTGTCGGGGCAGCATAA